A genomic segment from Cucurbita pepo subsp. pepo cultivar mu-cu-16 unplaced genomic scaffold, ASM280686v2 Cp4.1_scaffold001288, whole genome shotgun sequence encodes:
- the LOC111786282 gene encoding cytochrome P450 94A1-like, producing MEVCVGTILFITFFSVFFYLRKSRSHEGFRLYPVVGVLPLFLLNRHRFLDWTTEVLRNSRNNTAVFRRPGGITGVMTGNPDVVEHILKTQFENYSKGERLVSLMEDFLGSGIFNSDGEIWRIQRKMASYEFSTKSLRNFVTENVVIEIQTKLIPLLEKASETEQILDFQDVFERFAFDNVCKLSFNFDPGCLGGDATSATEFMLAFETAATLISG from the coding sequence ATGGAGGTCTGTGTTGGGACTATTTTGTTCATCacttttttctctgttttcttttaccttcGAAAATCACGAAGCCATGAAGGTTTTAGACTCTACCCTGTTGTCGGAGTTCTGCCGCTGTTCTTATTGAACCGGCACCGTTTTCTGGACTGGACGACGGAGGTCCTCCGCAACAGTCGGAACAACACGGCGGTATTCCGCCGGCCAGGGGGTATCACCGGCGTCATGACGGGAAACCCAGATGTGGTGGAGCATATACTGAAGACCCAGTTTGAGAACTACTCGAAAGGGGAACGATTGGTTTCGCTTATGGAGGATTTTTTGGGGTCTGGAATTTTCAACTCCGACGGCGAAATTTGGAGGATTCAACGGAAAATGGCGAGTTATGAATTCAGCACCAAATCGCTGAGAAATTTCGTCACGGAAAATGTTGTAATTGAGATTCAAACGAAGCTGATTCCTCTGTTGGAAAAGGCTTCTGAAACAGAGCAGATTTTGGATTTTCAAGACGTTTTTGAACGATTTGCGTTTGATAATGTCTGTAAATTATCGTTCAATTTCGACCCTGGTTGTCTCGGCGGCGATGCAACTTCCGCCACCGAGTTCATGCTCGCTTTTGAGACCGCCGCCACTCTAATTTCCGGCag